A genomic stretch from Frigoribacterium sp. PvP032 includes:
- a CDS encoding phosphatase PAP2 family protein — MDTSPLAPKPATPREATVARRVQRRWWVFSALGAIGVVLLIGVVVTARAGRLGIDERFMNELVEHRSDFWIAPALVFDTVGAGLIGVFVVPIGVAVVFLLRRRPWAALYWICACALSAGVVQVIKHTFGRARPTEILVVSDYGSFPSGHTANAATLAVVLGVVLRRVWVWAAGVVWTVLMLLSRTYLGAHWLTDTIGGLLIGAGVAVVLWAPVAHRLLDEQERVRGRGWAWQTRDGAGA; from the coding sequence ATGGACACCTCGCCCCTCGCACCGAAGCCGGCCACCCCGCGGGAGGCGACCGTCGCCCGGCGAGTGCAGCGCCGGTGGTGGGTCTTCAGCGCGCTCGGCGCGATCGGGGTCGTGCTGCTGATCGGCGTGGTCGTGACGGCGAGGGCGGGGCGTCTCGGCATCGACGAGCGCTTCATGAACGAGCTCGTCGAGCACCGCAGCGACTTCTGGATCGCCCCTGCCCTCGTCTTCGACACGGTCGGCGCGGGGCTGATCGGCGTCTTCGTCGTACCGATCGGCGTCGCCGTGGTCTTCCTGCTCCGGCGGCGCCCGTGGGCGGCTCTCTACTGGATCTGCGCGTGTGCCCTGAGCGCCGGCGTCGTCCAGGTGATCAAGCACACCTTCGGGCGGGCGCGGCCGACCGAGATCCTCGTGGTGAGCGACTACGGCTCGTTCCCGTCCGGCCACACGGCGAACGCCGCCACGCTCGCCGTCGTGCTCGGCGTCGTCCTGCGTCGCGTGTGGGTGTGGGCCGCCGGTGTCGTCTGGACCGTGCTGATGCTGCTCAGCCGCACCTACCTCGGGGCGCACTGGCTGACCGACACGATCGGCGGGCTGCTGATCGGCGCCGGCGTCGCGGTCGTCCTCTGGGCCCCGGTCGCGCACCGGCTCCTCGACGAACAGGAGCGTGTGAGGGGTCGTGGCTGGGCGTGGCAGACGCGTGACGGTGCGGGTGCCTAG
- a CDS encoding helicase HerA-like domain-containing protein has protein sequence MTDPLDQARAEAAAAVAVAEQAKRDAEAALARAEQLAAAAEAEAEAAAKEASAAAPQAAPVADAAGPVDAAAASSGPLSPAAVDAVRAGYATEGPALEIGSLVNGDALADVPVRIPLGMLNRHGLIAGATGTGKTKTLQVLAEQLSAAGVPVFAADVKGNLSGLAAPGESSEKLLARTRGIGQDWTPLAAPAEFYALGDGGPGIPVRATVSGFGPILLSKVLGLNDTQESSLGLVFHYAEQAGLPLLDLADLRSVLTYLTSDDGKAELAELGGLSKATVGVVLRELITFADQGADRFFGEPEIDTAVFLRTAADGRGVVSLLELPGVHDQPALFSTFLMWLLADLYNDLPEVGDLDQPKLVFFFDEAHLLFADASDAFLDQVTRTVRLIRSKGVGIVFVTQTPKDVPSDVLAQLGSRIQHQLRAFTPDDAKALRATVSTYPTSDYDLGAVLTTLGTGEAVVTVMNEKGAPSPVAWTRVRAPQGSMSPLPADEMAARVAASPLWPVYGTPVDRDSAREMLARKLEAAALRRRELDDATARDEALVLQAKEAAAREKQDAAAVKAAEKERKAAQAEYERQQREFEKAERAAASTRARRAGGATRSSSRSSSGRGGSGGAGGVLGDVLGSSAGKTIVREVVKGIFGTLRRR, from the coding sequence ATGACCGACCCCCTCGACCAGGCCAGGGCGGAGGCCGCCGCGGCGGTCGCCGTCGCCGAGCAGGCGAAGCGCGACGCGGAGGCGGCGCTCGCGCGTGCCGAGCAGCTCGCGGCCGCGGCAGAGGCAGAGGCAGAGGCCGCAGCGAAGGAGGCGTCGGCTGCGGCCCCGCAGGCCGCGCCGGTCGCCGACGCGGCCGGTCCCGTCGACGCGGCCGCCGCCTCCTCGGGTCCGCTCTCGCCCGCCGCCGTCGACGCGGTGCGGGCCGGCTACGCCACCGAGGGCCCCGCCCTCGAGATCGGCTCGCTCGTCAACGGCGACGCGCTCGCCGACGTCCCGGTGCGGATCCCGCTCGGCATGCTGAACCGGCACGGCCTGATCGCGGGCGCGACGGGCACGGGCAAGACGAAGACGCTGCAGGTGCTCGCCGAGCAGCTCTCCGCGGCGGGCGTGCCGGTCTTCGCGGCGGACGTGAAGGGCAACCTCTCCGGCCTCGCGGCCCCTGGCGAGTCGAGCGAGAAGCTGCTCGCCCGCACCCGCGGCATCGGACAGGACTGGACGCCGCTCGCCGCGCCCGCCGAGTTCTACGCGCTGGGCGACGGCGGCCCTGGCATCCCCGTCAGGGCGACGGTCAGCGGCTTCGGGCCGATCCTCCTGAGCAAGGTGCTCGGCCTCAACGACACGCAGGAGTCGAGCCTCGGGCTCGTCTTCCACTACGCCGAGCAGGCGGGGCTGCCGCTGCTCGACCTGGCCGACCTCCGCAGCGTGCTCACGTACCTGACGAGCGACGACGGCAAGGCCGAGCTGGCCGAGCTCGGCGGCCTCAGCAAGGCCACCGTCGGCGTGGTGCTGCGCGAGCTGATCACCTTCGCCGACCAGGGTGCCGACCGCTTCTTCGGCGAGCCCGAGATCGACACGGCAGTGTTCCTCCGCACGGCCGCCGACGGTCGTGGCGTCGTCAGCCTGCTCGAGCTGCCCGGCGTCCACGACCAGCCGGCGCTGTTCTCGACGTTCTTGATGTGGCTGCTCGCCGACCTTTACAACGACCTGCCAGAGGTGGGCGACCTCGACCAGCCCAAGCTGGTCTTCTTCTTCGACGAGGCCCACCTGCTCTTCGCGGACGCCTCGGACGCGTTCCTCGACCAGGTCACGCGCACCGTCCGGCTGATCCGGTCGAAGGGCGTCGGCATCGTCTTCGTCACGCAGACCCCTAAGGACGTGCCGAGCGACGTCCTCGCGCAGCTCGGCTCGCGGATCCAGCACCAGCTGCGCGCCTTCACGCCCGACGACGCCAAGGCGCTGCGGGCCACCGTCTCGACCTACCCCACCAGCGACTACGACCTCGGCGCCGTGCTGACCACCCTGGGCACGGGGGAGGCGGTCGTCACCGTCATGAACGAGAAGGGCGCGCCCAGCCCGGTCGCCTGGACCAGGGTGCGGGCGCCGCAGGGCTCGATGTCGCCGCTGCCCGCCGACGAGATGGCGGCCAGGGTCGCGGCGTCGCCGCTCTGGCCGGTCTACGGCACGCCCGTCGACCGCGACTCCGCCCGCGAGATGCTGGCGCGCAAGCTCGAGGCGGCGGCCCTTCGTCGGCGCGAGCTCGACGACGCGACAGCGCGGGACGAGGCCCTCGTGCTGCAGGCGAAGGAGGCGGCGGCCAGGGAGAAGCAGGACGCGGCGGCAGTCAAGGCGGCCGAGAAGGAGCGGAAGGCCGCCCAGGCCGAGTACGAGCGTCAGCAGCGCGAGTTCGAGAAGGCCGAGCGGGCGGCGGCGTCGACGAGGGCGCGACGGGCGGGCGGCGCGACCCGCTCCTCCTCGCGCTCGTCGTCGGGACGCGGTGGCTCGGGCGGCGCTGGGGGCGTGCTCGGGGACGTGCTCGGCTCGAGCGCCGGCAAGACGATCGTGCGCGAGGTCGTGAAGGGGATCTTCGGGACGCTGCGGCGGCGCTGA
- a CDS encoding RNA-binding S4 domain-containing protein, which translates to MDSRASARVDSWLWAVRVYKTRSAATAGCRAGHVRVNGERVKASQSVRPGDEVRVRVAGFDRILVVRTCLVKRVGASVAAEAMTDLTPPSPPREETAVVAVRDRGAGRPTKRERRDLEKLRDR; encoded by the coding sequence ATGGACTCCCGCGCCTCCGCCCGCGTCGACAGCTGGCTGTGGGCCGTCCGCGTCTACAAGACGCGCTCCGCGGCGACGGCGGGCTGCCGTGCCGGGCACGTGCGGGTGAACGGCGAGCGGGTCAAGGCGTCGCAGTCGGTCCGGCCCGGCGACGAGGTCAGGGTGCGCGTGGCCGGGTTCGACCGGATCCTCGTGGTGCGCACGTGCCTCGTCAAGCGGGTGGGCGCCTCCGTCGCGGCCGAGGCGATGACCGACTTGACGCCGCCTTCTCCCCCGCGCGAGGAGACGGCCGTGGTGGCGGTCCGCGACCGGGGCGCCGGTCGGCCGACGAAGCGCGAGCGGCGCGACCTCGAGAAGCTCCGCGACCGCTGA
- a CDS encoding GNAT family N-acetyltransferase: MIIRPAAESDLPGVLEIHADAVARSTAIWTDVEPDLQGRREWLAAHSRPGTAAIVAVEGDVVVGYASFGPFHAKDGYRHTVENSVYVREGHQGAGIGRSLLEALVAGATEAGHHVMVALVEADNEGSVRLHRSLGFEDAGLLREVGVKFGRWLDLRYMTLMLDGTAAS; this comes from the coding sequence GTGATCATCCGCCCTGCTGCCGAGTCCGACCTGCCGGGGGTCCTCGAGATCCACGCCGATGCCGTCGCCCGCTCGACCGCGATCTGGACCGACGTCGAGCCCGACCTGCAGGGCCGCCGCGAGTGGCTCGCCGCCCACAGCCGCCCCGGCACGGCCGCGATCGTCGCCGTCGAGGGCGACGTCGTCGTCGGCTACGCGAGCTTCGGCCCGTTCCACGCCAAGGACGGCTACCGCCACACCGTCGAGAACAGCGTCTACGTGCGCGAGGGCCACCAGGGGGCCGGCATCGGCCGCAGCCTGCTGGAGGCGCTGGTCGCCGGGGCCACGGAGGCCGGCCACCACGTCATGGTCGCCCTCGTCGAGGCCGACAACGAGGGCTCGGTACGGCTGCACCGGTCGCTCGGCTTCGAGGACGCGGGGCTGCTGCGCGAGGTCGGCGTCAAGTTCGGCCGCTGGCTCGACCTGCGGTACATGACGCTGATGCTCGACGGGACCGCCGCCTCCTAG
- a CDS encoding amino acid permease, with translation MTTRRDGSRSLLRKKPVQQIEDEAGGSGLFKSLGLWQLTAIGVGGIIGVGIFSLAGLVAHGDDANPGVGPAVLFSFLIAGLASAAAALSYAEFAGMIPRAGSAYTYGYVALGEIIGWFIGWDLLLEYVAIVAVVAIGISGYFDAFLSGLGLHLPASIASTPDAGQGGVVNLPAIVVCLVVTFILSRGSKAFGRFEIVAVGIKVLLVLFIIGIGLFHLSVENFSPFVPNGFGPVFTGAATVFFAVFGYDAMSTAAEESVDGKKHMPKAIILSLIIAMILYVAATLVLTGMQDYREIDPAAGFASAFSSVGLPVVATIISVFAVISILTVMLTFLLGVTRVWFSMSRDGLLPGWFARTDRKGVPQRVTWIAGVASALLAGVFPIRAVADLTNIGILAAFVVVCIAVIVFRYRKPDEPRTFRLPFMPFVPAFGVLASGFLISQLHWETWLRFGIWLVIGLALYFGYGRRHSLLNPDSPRLPR, from the coding sequence GTGACCACACGACGTGACGGATCCCGCTCGCTGCTCCGCAAGAAGCCCGTGCAGCAGATCGAGGACGAGGCCGGGGGCAGCGGCCTCTTCAAGAGCCTGGGCCTCTGGCAGCTCACGGCCATCGGGGTCGGCGGCATCATCGGCGTCGGCATCTTCTCGCTGGCGGGGCTGGTGGCCCACGGCGACGACGCGAACCCGGGCGTCGGGCCGGCCGTCCTCTTCTCCTTCTTGATCGCCGGTCTCGCGAGTGCCGCGGCGGCACTCTCGTACGCCGAGTTCGCGGGCATGATCCCGCGGGCCGGCTCCGCCTACACCTACGGCTACGTCGCCCTCGGCGAGATCATCGGGTGGTTCATCGGCTGGGACCTGCTGCTCGAGTACGTCGCGATCGTGGCCGTCGTCGCGATCGGCATCTCGGGCTACTTCGACGCGTTCCTCTCGGGGCTCGGGCTGCACCTCCCTGCCTCGATCGCCTCGACGCCCGACGCCGGGCAGGGCGGCGTGGTCAACCTGCCCGCGATCGTGGTCTGCCTGGTCGTCACGTTCATCCTCAGCCGGGGCTCGAAGGCCTTCGGCCGCTTCGAGATCGTCGCGGTCGGCATCAAGGTGCTGCTGGTGCTCTTCATCATCGGCATCGGGCTGTTCCACCTGAGCGTCGAGAACTTCTCGCCGTTCGTGCCCAACGGCTTCGGGCCGGTCTTCACCGGGGCGGCCACCGTCTTCTTCGCCGTCTTCGGCTACGACGCGATGAGCACCGCGGCCGAGGAGAGCGTCGACGGCAAGAAGCACATGCCGAAGGCGATCATCCTGTCGCTGATCATCGCGATGATCCTCTACGTCGCCGCGACGCTCGTGCTGACCGGGATGCAGGACTACCGAGAGATCGACCCGGCCGCGGGCTTCGCCTCGGCCTTCAGCAGCGTGGGCCTGCCGGTGGTGGCGACCATCATCTCGGTGTTCGCCGTCATCTCGATCCTCACCGTCATGCTGACCTTCCTGCTCGGCGTCACGCGCGTCTGGTTCTCGATGAGCCGCGACGGCCTGCTGCCCGGCTGGTTCGCACGGACCGACCGCAAGGGCGTCCCGCAGCGCGTCACCTGGATCGCGGGCGTCGCGTCCGCGCTGCTCGCCGGAGTGTTCCCGATCCGCGCCGTCGCCGACCTGACGAACATCGGCATCCTGGCCGCGTTCGTGGTCGTCTGCATCGCGGTCATCGTGTTCCGCTACCGCAAGCCCGACGAGCCGCGCACGTTCCGCCTCCCGTTCATGCCCTTTGTGCCCGCGTTCGGGGTGCTCGCGAGCGGGTTCCTGATCTCGCAGCTGCACTGGGAGACCTGGCTGCGCTTCGGGATCTGGCTGGTGATCGGCCTCGCGCTCTACTTCGGCTACGGCCGCAGGCACTCGCTGCTGAACCCCGACAGCCCGCGCCTGCCGCGCTGA